AACTATGGAAACTGGTTGCTCTTCTCGTGATGTGAAGTTTTTGTTATTACTGTAGAAGTTCTGAACTTCAGTTCCATAATCTTTCGTAGATCCATAATATGCTGTAGTCCCGAAGTCAGCTATTTAAAATTCTAATTTTTAAAATATCAATTCTTACCAAAAGTAGTTTACACTACCAACACTTTGTTGTGATATGAAGTTTACCTTTCAAATCTTTTTTTTTTTTTTGCTAAAAAGTTTACCTTTTGAAATTTTGTATGCTCGATTTTCATTATTCAGAAAAACAGAATTTTAACAAGTTTCACATACACTTTTAACAAGACCTTCCAAACAGATTAGATCTAGACTGAATCTGTTTTATACAGACAAGGAATGAATGTGATCTAAAGCGGGTAAAACCAATCTCATATAACCGAGAAAGGCAAAAGATAGAGCCAATGAGAATCCAAAACAGGAAGGGAGAAAACCTGCAAGCTGCAAGCATAGACCATAGCCAGCAACTGATTACATTTGCCTCCATAGCTCAAACTATGTTTATATGTTGATGATAAAAATGGAAGAGATCTTGACCATAGCCTACAACTGATTGATTAACATTACTAAGATCACTTTCTAATACATTTTGACAAAGAAATCTCTCAGTTTATTACTTTAATTAATCAATAATTGTACAATTTTGTAACAAAAGCATAAAAAAACAAGGCTGATAATATAATTCACATTTTGTAACGCTTCTTCAAATTAAAAGGTGAGTCCAGTCTTGACAATAAGATCAAGAAAGCTCAATAGATTTCTCATACTTGGCCTCTCGCTCGGATTCTCCCTCACAGCAAGCTCAGCCAACTCAGCCAACTTAAGCAACGGCTCAACATTTCTAGGCAAACCAATGTTCCTATCGATAATCGCGGCAGCTTTACCTTTCCTGATCAAAGGAACAGCCCATTCCGCGACCCCGGGAGGATCAGACTCTCTATCGTTAGCTTTCCGCCCACTTAGCATCTCAAGAAGAACAATACCAAAGTCATAAACATCACCTTCTCTATCACTCTTGCTTGAGTCTCTTTCACTCGAGCTAACCAATCCAAAATCAGCAATTCTTGCACACATTTCGCCGTCCAACAAGATGTTAGACGTCTTCACATCTCTATGAATCACCGGAGGATCCACCTCGTTGTGTAAGTAATCAAGCCCTCTTGCAGCTTGCAACATAATCTTCAACCTCATGCTCCAGTCCAGCTGAGAAAGGTCTCCATGGAGATGATCTTGGAGCGTACCGTGCGGCATGTGCTCATAAACCAAAAGCCTTTCACCCATCTCCGAGCAGTATCCCAAAAGATTTACAATGTTGTTATGCCTGATCTTGCAAAGAACCTCTAACTCGGACTCGAAACCTCGGTTGTTGGAATGAATAATGGTCGCAGCATTGGCTCTCTTGACCGCGACTTGAACCCCATCAGACAAGACAGCTTTGTAGACAAACCCGAAGCTACCTCTCCCCAGCTCGTTAAACTCTTTAAACCCGTGAGTCGCGTCCTTCAGCTCCGAGAGACGGAAGATCTTGGTCTCCCCTAGGGAGACAGCGCTCGGGAGAAGCCCCGTCTGAGGAACAGGATCAGGATCAGCTTCGACAGAGTTCTTGTCGAAACAAAAGCAACAAGTCATCCTACTCCTCTCTTCATCATCTCTTTTACTGCCTTTAGTCATCCTCGGAATGAAAGATAGACCAACCAACATAACCAAGAACCCCAAGACAGAGCATCCAATGATGATCACAAGCCTCCTCACCTCTCTCTGCTCGTGCTTACGCGATTTCTCGGCAGGGATCTTGCATACACCGTAGCAAGAACTGTTCTGACATAACGAACAAGGAGTGCAGACCCTGTCCGCGTTAGGGTTACAACCACTCGAAGGGAAGTAGCCTTCCAAGCAATCAACCCCGCAGCGTAAGCAAATGTTTAGGTCATGAAACGAGCACAAGCTCGTGAGCTCAGACTCTTTTAAGATACTTGCGTTGAAAGCAAACCATCCATCACCACAGTTACCACGAGGGGAACACACCCCGGGGCTGCATAGCTCCAGAGGAGGACTATAATCCGGTTTAGTAGAATCATGAACTCTCCAGCAATCAAGAACCAGATCAAGCTCCCTAACACCACACGTAGTTGAATCTGAAGACGAGATCGCAACAAAACCTGAAGTGTTAGGAGCTGAAGAGGAAGAATTCACGTTTCTTCCCCAACACGCAACCCCGTGATCATCCTCTCTGATACCACAGTAATGATCAGCACCAGCTGAAAGAGAAATAAACCGGACCCGGTTCGGTACTTCTCCAAACTCCGTCTCATCTCCGAAGCACTGAAGCTGACCTGACTCTTTAGAGACACCACAAACAGAGTTTCTCCCGGAAGCTAAAACCTCAAACCCTTCTCCCTTGTCGGAGAGACCCAAACCGTTTGACTTTGGTCCCCAACAGACCAACTCTCCATCTTTAGTAACACCGCAAGTAAACCCATCTCCCGACACAATCTTACGAAACATGAGAGTGTCTATGTAAGGATTATGAAAAGACGAGTTCCAG
The DNA window shown above is from Brassica oleracea var. oleracea cultivar TO1000 chromosome C3, BOL, whole genome shotgun sequence and carries:
- the LOC106329173 gene encoding serine/threonine-protein kinase-like protein CCR2, which codes for MFTQSPPSDRFFFLNLHQLKTSEMQIIIFFPFLFITTSLLITVHGYGSTGTIAAAFGSNGFFCAIDASGKQEVICWDRGNTNHSPGEISGYSPPAMSSLSGGEGFLCAITSNTSRAFCWNLQDPSQNLVPKAFQYNSYSSIASGNNHVCAISGLYYSGPDYGPVHCWEYTDTSGVLWNSSFHNPYIDTLMFRKIVSGDGFTCGVTKDGELVCWGPKSNGLGLSDKGEGFEVLASGRNSVCGVSKESGQLQCFGDETEFGEVPNRVRFISLSAGADHYCGIREDDHGVACWGRNVNSSSSAPNTSGFVAISSSDSTTCGVRELDLVLDCWRVHDSTKPDYSPPLELCSPGVCSPRGNCGDGWFAFNASILKESELTSLCSFHDLNICLRCGVDCLEGYFPSSGCNPNADRVCTPCSLCQNSSCYGVCKIPAEKSRKHEQREVRRLVIIIGCSVLGFLVMLVGLSFIPRMTKGSKRDDEERSRMTCCFCFDKNSVEADPDPVPQTGLLPSAVSLGETKIFRLSELKDATHGFKEFNELGRGSFGFVYKAVLSDGVQVAVKRANAATIIHSNNRGFESELEVLCKIRHNNIVNLLGYCSEMGERLLVYEHMPHGTLQDHLHGDLSQLDWSMRLKIMLQAARGLDYLHNEVDPPVIHRDVKTSNILLDGEMCARIADFGLVSSSERDSSKSDREGDVYDFGIVLLEMLSGRKANDRESDPPGVAEWAVPLIRKGKAAAIIDRNIGLPRNVEPLLKLAELAELAVRENPSERPSMRNLLSFLDLIVKTGLTF